One segment of Alistipes finegoldii DSM 17242 DNA contains the following:
- a CDS encoding S-adenosylmethionine:tRNA ribosyltransferase-isomerase → MSERHIDINEFDYDLPDGRIAKFPLAERSASKLLVYRGGEIGEAHFADIGDVLPEGQLLVFNNTKVIRARIIMHKPSGARIEVFCLEPHDPADYERAFAVVGRCEWSCIVGNLKKWKEGYVEINFEHEGRPEHLRAWLVENRGREHTVRFEWSAAMTFGQLLEYLGRIPIPPYLNRESEEIDYTRYQTVYSKFEGSVAAPTAGLHFTPELIEGMKARGFGFEEVTLHVGAGTFLPVKDDDAARHPMHTEHFEVRRAAVARLLEKWGRITAVGTTSVRTLESLTALAWRIRTAGTPDAERVVGQWELYDVPAEFSGREALETLLKYMDEKGLERIKAATQIMITPLGYEFRIVRNIVTNFHQPKSTLLLLVSAFVGGDWKRIYEYALGHGFRFLSYGDSSVLMR, encoded by the coding sequence ATGAGTGAACGGCATATAGACATAAACGAATTCGATTACGACCTGCCCGACGGGCGGATCGCCAAGTTCCCGCTGGCCGAGCGCAGCGCCTCGAAACTGCTGGTTTACCGCGGCGGGGAGATCGGCGAAGCGCATTTCGCCGACATCGGCGACGTGCTGCCCGAAGGCCAGCTGCTGGTGTTCAACAATACGAAGGTGATTCGCGCGCGGATCATCATGCACAAGCCTTCGGGCGCCCGCATCGAGGTGTTCTGTCTCGAACCGCACGATCCGGCCGATTACGAACGGGCGTTCGCCGTCGTCGGGCGGTGTGAATGGTCGTGCATCGTGGGCAACCTCAAGAAATGGAAAGAGGGGTATGTGGAGATCAACTTCGAGCACGAAGGCCGCCCGGAGCATCTGCGGGCGTGGCTCGTCGAGAACCGCGGCCGCGAGCATACCGTGCGTTTCGAGTGGTCGGCGGCGATGACGTTCGGGCAGCTGCTCGAATACCTCGGACGGATTCCGATTCCGCCCTACCTGAACCGCGAAAGCGAGGAGATCGACTATACGCGCTACCAGACCGTCTATTCCAAATTCGAAGGATCGGTGGCCGCGCCGACGGCGGGGCTGCACTTCACGCCCGAACTGATCGAGGGGATGAAGGCGCGCGGCTTCGGGTTCGAGGAGGTGACGCTGCATGTCGGGGCCGGGACCTTTCTGCCCGTCAAGGACGACGATGCCGCGCGGCATCCGATGCACACCGAGCATTTCGAGGTGCGGCGTGCGGCGGTAGCCCGCCTGCTGGAGAAGTGGGGGCGGATCACGGCCGTCGGCACGACCTCGGTGCGGACGCTCGAATCGCTCACGGCGCTGGCGTGGCGCATACGTACGGCCGGAACGCCCGATGCGGAGCGGGTCGTCGGTCAGTGGGAGCTGTACGACGTGCCGGCGGAGTTTTCCGGGCGCGAGGCGCTGGAGACTCTGCTGAAATACATGGATGAAAAGGGGCTGGAACGCATCAAGGCGGCGACGCAGATCATGATTACGCCGCTGGGGTACGAGTTCCGCATCGTGCGCAATATCGTCACCAACTTCCACCAGCCCAAATCGACGCTGCTGCTACTGGTGTCGGCTTTCGTCGGCGGGGACTGGAAGCGGATTTACGAATACGCCCTCGGACACGGCTTCCGTTTCCTGAGTTACGGCGACTCGTCGGTGCTGATGCGCTGA
- a CDS encoding DUF4999 domain-containing protein, producing MMKKLKYLLAGVLVSAVAGCFVACDDDESATDEWTADYVYLERLKLGVGSLEFNQTHSSLGIAGDTEVSMPFAVCLAKPWKSDVAVKFAYTIEGDMPEEIVTFREGGAVVIPAGELAARDTMDLRTDWSFVPQEAATYKVTVGIGSVQPVSGQLRISSKQKELSVQINKAKSMDIQAGVKPSGSRIADYSGWSVYATNVDDNNADWGAHQPKLINGNTGDYIWFNTPHLGVKIDMGATKTVTGLETFSAYGAAYAMSSCAVYTSDDGAGWKLVTPEEGLSMTPAGTQYVSFIAPITARYIIWHMYGSAPLSSEIYVYSK from the coding sequence ATGATGAAAAAATTGAAATATCTTTTGGCCGGAGTTCTCGTTTCTGCGGTTGCGGGTTGTTTTGTCGCATGCGACGACGATGAGTCTGCAACAGACGAATGGACGGCCGACTATGTTTATTTGGAACGTCTGAAGCTCGGTGTCGGCTCTTTGGAGTTCAATCAGACGCATTCGTCTCTGGGAATTGCAGGCGATACGGAGGTCTCGATGCCGTTTGCGGTTTGTCTTGCCAAACCATGGAAGTCGGATGTCGCCGTGAAGTTCGCTTATACGATCGAAGGCGATATGCCGGAGGAGATCGTTACTTTCCGCGAAGGCGGTGCCGTCGTGATTCCTGCCGGGGAGTTGGCAGCCAGAGATACGATGGATCTCAGGACGGATTGGAGTTTTGTTCCGCAGGAGGCTGCCACCTACAAAGTGACGGTCGGGATCGGATCGGTGCAGCCTGTTTCCGGACAATTGCGTATTTCTTCGAAACAGAAGGAGCTGTCCGTTCAGATAAACAAAGCCAAATCCATGGATATACAGGCCGGCGTGAAACCTTCGGGCAGCCGGATTGCGGATTACAGCGGTTGGTCGGTTTATGCTACCAATGTGGATGATAATAATGCAGACTGGGGAGCCCATCAACCTAAATTGATCAATGGGAATACCGGAGATTATATATGGTTCAATACTCCCCATCTCGGTGTAAAGATCGACATGGGCGCTACAAAGACTGTTACCGGATTGGAGACGTTCAGTGCTTACGGTGCGGCTTATGCGATGAGTTCTTGTGCTGTTTATACTAGCGATGACGGGGCCGGGTGGAAACTCGTAACGCCTGAAGAGGGCTTGTCGATGACGCCTGCCGGAACGCAGTATGTTTCGTTTATCGCGCCGATAACCGCTCGTTATATAATTTGGCATATGTATGGGTCGGCGCCTCTCAGCTCCGAGATTTATGTTTATTCCAAATAG
- a CDS encoding DUF1735 and LamG domain-containing protein, producing MKNSIKTAVLGLAALVSGFSACNDADYDTLGVHAFVSESASNKSTKVTITELGADAEITACLSEAATKDVKLKFVVDSEVLDRYNQKQASSFLVLPEEVYEMDSEVTIKAGEFSAPATKIHIKPLPKEYVGESYALPLRLVSADGSVPVTSVTSTYVITTEAIVVSSLPMFVGGAGLAADGFPLTLPQFTVEVRFQVSNTANRNRAVFTNGGSVLLRFEDPQNDTSDHKAHSLVQFQGDGWYLNPSLSFTPNKWQHLALTYDGTKVTLYVNGTFAGSKEGVCDPNFGSANWFGGDAGGGHGTGDSWWSGCKILMSEARIWSVCRTEAQVQNNMTTTSAKSQGLEAYWRFNEGEGNTFEDCTGNGHTLKTSKTPTWVAGIKSTDTETPWP from the coding sequence ATGAAAAACAGCATTAAAACAGCAGTTCTCGGTCTCGCGGCGCTCGTTTCGGGATTCTCGGCCTGCAACGATGCCGATTACGATACGCTCGGAGTGCACGCCTTCGTCAGCGAGAGCGCGTCGAATAAAAGCACGAAAGTGACCATTACGGAACTGGGCGCCGACGCCGAAATCACGGCCTGCCTGAGCGAGGCCGCAACGAAAGACGTAAAGCTGAAATTCGTGGTCGATTCCGAGGTGCTGGACCGTTACAACCAGAAGCAGGCTTCGAGTTTTCTCGTACTGCCCGAAGAGGTCTACGAGATGGACTCCGAAGTGACGATCAAGGCCGGAGAATTCAGCGCTCCTGCAACCAAGATCCATATCAAGCCGCTGCCCAAGGAGTATGTCGGCGAGAGCTATGCCCTGCCGCTGCGTCTTGTCAGCGCCGACGGGTCGGTTCCGGTGACCTCGGTGACCTCGACCTATGTGATTACGACCGAAGCGATCGTCGTCTCGTCGCTCCCGATGTTCGTCGGCGGCGCGGGACTTGCCGCCGACGGTTTCCCCTTGACGCTTCCGCAGTTTACGGTCGAGGTGCGTTTCCAAGTGAGCAATACGGCCAACCGCAACCGTGCCGTATTTACCAACGGCGGTTCGGTGCTGCTGCGCTTCGAGGACCCGCAGAACGACACTTCGGACCATAAGGCCCATTCGCTGGTGCAGTTCCAAGGCGACGGCTGGTATCTCAATCCGTCGTTGTCGTTCACGCCCAACAAATGGCAACATCTGGCGCTGACCTATGACGGAACCAAGGTGACCCTCTATGTCAACGGTACTTTTGCCGGAAGCAAGGAGGGCGTGTGCGATCCCAACTTCGGATCGGCCAACTGGTTCGGCGGCGATGCCGGCGGCGGACACGGAACCGGCGATTCGTGGTGGAGCGGATGTAAGATACTGATGTCCGAGGCGCGTATCTGGTCGGTATGCCGTACGGAAGCGCAGGTGCAGAACAACATGACCACGACCAGCGCCAAATCGCAGGGCTTGGAGGCTTACTGGCGCTTCAACGAAGGCGAGGGCAATACGTTCGAGGACTGCACGGGCAACGGGCATACGCTGAAGACGTCCAAGACCCCGACGTGGGTTGCCGGCATCAAGTCCACCGATACGGAAACGCCGTGGCCTTAA
- a CDS encoding glycoside hydrolase family 18 has protein sequence MNIKKNIWALAAALLFATAFTNCSDWTEVEAEKKVDYGNTETSRPESYYQALREWKKTDHSISFGWFSGWGDPAVLTASMLMGLPDSMDMVSLWDNSSNLSQGKIEDLRMVQQKKGTKVLMCTFIQYVGKGFTPAEYDVDEATREAFWGWVDDDEAAIKTSMEKYAQAIADTIYKYNYDGLDIDFEPNVDGVVGKLDENDTYVRWFLDILCKHLGPQSNSGKMLVIDGELWKVPVSAATYFDYFIGQAYSVSGGTPSPNAGQSESNMDSRLRQIINNFGEYMSEEEITKRFIVTENMESAIDALNGGYYWTLRNGTRLDKAECPSLLGMARWQPVNGFRKGGFGGYRFSNEAVNKPSYKWMRTGIQAQNPAVN, from the coding sequence ATGAACATAAAGAAAAATATATGGGCATTGGCGGCGGCGCTGCTTTTCGCGACTGCGTTTACCAACTGCAGCGACTGGACGGAGGTCGAAGCCGAAAAGAAGGTCGATTACGGCAATACCGAGACCTCGCGCCCCGAATCCTACTACCAAGCTCTGCGCGAGTGGAAAAAGACGGATCACTCGATTTCGTTCGGGTGGTTCAGCGGCTGGGGCGATCCTGCCGTTCTGACGGCCAGTATGCTGATGGGACTTCCCGACAGTATGGATATGGTCTCGTTGTGGGACAATTCGAGCAACCTTTCGCAGGGCAAGATCGAAGATCTCCGCATGGTGCAGCAGAAGAAAGGGACCAAAGTGCTGATGTGTACCTTTATCCAGTATGTCGGCAAGGGGTTCACTCCTGCCGAATATGATGTCGATGAAGCGACCCGCGAAGCGTTCTGGGGCTGGGTGGACGACGATGAAGCGGCCATCAAGACCTCGATGGAGAAATATGCGCAGGCTATCGCGGATACCATTTACAAGTACAACTACGACGGTCTGGATATCGATTTCGAACCGAATGTCGATGGAGTTGTGGGCAAACTCGATGAAAACGATACTTATGTGAGATGGTTCCTCGATATTTTGTGCAAGCACCTCGGCCCTCAGTCCAATTCGGGTAAAATGCTCGTTATCGACGGCGAACTCTGGAAGGTTCCTGTGAGCGCGGCGACTTATTTCGACTATTTCATCGGACAGGCCTATTCGGTTTCCGGCGGCACTCCGTCGCCCAATGCCGGACAGAGCGAATCGAATATGGACTCTCGCCTGAGGCAGATAATCAATAACTTCGGCGAATACATGTCCGAGGAGGAGATCACCAAGCGCTTCATCGTCACGGAAAACATGGAGAGCGCCATCGACGCATTGAACGGCGGTTATTACTGGACGCTTCGCAACGGAACCAGACTCGACAAGGCCGAGTGCCCGTCGTTGCTGGGAATGGCCAGATGGCAGCCCGTCAACGGCTTCCGCAAAGGCGGTTTCGGCGGTTACCGGTTCAGCAACGAGGCGGTGAACAAACCCTCCTACAAATGGATGCGAACCGGAATTCAGGCGCAGAACCCCGCAGTCAATTAG
- a CDS encoding SusD/RagB family nutrient-binding outer membrane lipoprotein, whose protein sequence is MKNIIKLTCLLLTVCGFAGCTGNFDEYNTDPYALYKGDPAVLIPTMLDAMMYVQQNDSQMVDQMVGSLGGYFTLSNRWGGQNFDTFNASDAWNATPYNTMFEDIYANFFDIEKSTSKSGHYYAMARLVRAAVMMRVADCYGPIPYSKVADGSFYVEYDSAEDVYKHIIEDLAGAATTLYAYAQEYPASKPLANNDPIFAGDYTAWARLANSLCLRAAIRSNDREAAESACGHAAGLIETNAQNAMMSPGVQGNPYQLASASWGDLRINASIVDYMTGYDDPRCEAYFQKSTFDNTRYIGMRAGTAGFEKSAVSGYSLPNVQSGSSLPIFVAAETNFLRAEMALREWTVGGTAQSYYEAGVRLSMEQNGVAGEDIDAYLADETLVPAGHLNDPRGAKYNYDRQTDVKIKWNDADGTEKNLERIITQKWIANFPMGLEAWAEFRRTGYPELAPAIDNLSGGVISDNFRGLRRLRYPYTERNLNKSNYDKAVALLGGTDNESVDLFWTKKK, encoded by the coding sequence ATGAAAAATATCATTAAACTTACCTGCCTCTTATTGACGGTATGCGGTTTTGCGGGTTGTACGGGCAATTTCGACGAGTACAACACCGATCCCTATGCCCTTTACAAGGGAGACCCCGCCGTGCTGATTCCCACCATGCTCGACGCCATGATGTACGTGCAGCAGAACGACTCGCAGATGGTCGATCAGATGGTCGGCTCGCTGGGCGGATATTTCACGCTGTCGAACCGCTGGGGCGGTCAGAACTTCGATACGTTCAATGCGTCCGACGCATGGAACGCCACGCCGTACAATACGATGTTCGAGGATATTTACGCCAACTTCTTCGACATCGAGAAATCGACCAGCAAGTCGGGCCACTACTACGCGATGGCCCGTCTGGTGCGCGCCGCCGTGATGATGCGCGTCGCCGACTGCTACGGCCCGATCCCCTACAGCAAGGTAGCCGACGGCTCGTTCTATGTCGAGTACGACTCGGCGGAGGATGTCTACAAGCATATCATCGAGGACCTCGCGGGTGCGGCGACCACGCTCTACGCCTATGCGCAGGAGTATCCGGCGTCGAAACCGCTGGCTAACAACGATCCGATTTTCGCAGGCGACTATACGGCTTGGGCGCGTCTGGCCAACTCGCTCTGCCTGCGTGCGGCGATCCGCTCAAACGACCGCGAGGCCGCCGAGAGCGCCTGCGGCCATGCCGCCGGCCTGATCGAGACCAACGCCCAGAACGCCATGATGAGTCCCGGCGTGCAGGGAAATCCCTATCAGCTGGCTTCGGCGTCGTGGGGCGACCTGCGAATCAATGCTTCGATCGTCGATTACATGACCGGGTACGACGATCCCCGCTGCGAAGCCTATTTCCAGAAATCGACCTTCGACAACACCCGCTATATCGGCATGCGCGCCGGTACGGCCGGATTCGAAAAATCGGCCGTAAGCGGTTATTCGCTGCCCAACGTGCAGTCCGGCTCGTCGCTGCCGATTTTCGTGGCCGCCGAGACCAATTTCCTGCGCGCCGAGATGGCGCTCAGAGAGTGGACCGTAGGCGGTACGGCGCAGTCCTACTACGAAGCCGGCGTGCGTCTGTCGATGGAGCAGAACGGCGTGGCGGGCGAGGACATCGACGCCTATCTGGCCGATGAAACGCTCGTTCCCGCCGGACATCTGAACGATCCGCGCGGCGCGAAGTACAACTACGACCGTCAGACGGACGTCAAGATCAAGTGGAACGACGCGGACGGTACGGAGAAGAATCTGGAGCGCATCATCACCCAGAAATGGATCGCAAACTTCCCGATGGGACTCGAAGCGTGGGCCGAATTCCGCCGTACGGGCTATCCCGAACTGGCGCCGGCCATCGACAACCTCAGCGGCGGCGTTATCTCCGACAACTTCCGCGGCCTGCGCCGGCTGCGCTATCCCTATACCGAGCGTAACCTCAACAAGAGCAATTACGACAAGGCGGTGGCATTGCTGGGCGGTACGGACAACGAGTCGGTCGATCTTTTCTGGACGAAGAAAAAATAG
- a CDS encoding SusC/RagA family TonB-linked outer membrane protein, whose translation MNKKRIQQIKCLFTLFFVVCASFYATRSYAQNNAVTIRLSGVSMERVMNEIENQTNYLFLSNKDVDINSVVSVDVEARPLSEALAQMVRGTDVVYRFDGKYILLSKADRRPVTVKGVVTDADGAPVIGASVIVKGTTVGASTNTDGSFSLQVPPPAENAVLTVTYLGYEPVDVTVGSRTDFRITLRDSAVAVENVVVTALGIKRQEKALSYNVQQVKSEELTTVKDANFMNSLVGKVAGVQINSGASGPGASARVVMRGEKSIEKGNNVLYVIDGIPMYNHSFGGDGGTYAKQAGSESAADINPEDIESINMLTGPSAAALYGSDAANGVVVINTKRGVKDRTVVTVSNSTTFSKVYRLPDMQNSYGTSSGLMNWGEKYASTFDAKKFFNTGTNIINSVSVSTGNEKNQTYISASTTNTAGIIPENTYDRYNFTARNTTSFAKDKLVLDLGASFIIQHDENMVTQGKYYNPLPALYLFPRSDDFDEIRLFERWDPVRGYMVQYWPYGEGAHSLQNPYWIQNRMNRETSKRRYMLNASLRWNITDWMNVSGRVRVDNSEYRIKQKLYASTLTTFCGTNGGYEDQTQHDRSFYGDVMLNIDKTFGDDWTLNANIGASINDQRYEQAGVAGDLLLTNHFAMNNLNYQEKFKPLQEGWHDQTQAIFASVEVGWRSMLYLTVTGRNDWASQLAYSKNSSFFYPSVGLSAVVSNMVNMPEWFTFLKVRGSYSKVASAFARYLSNPAYSFNNQTHNWSKPSTYPAYNLKPEDTKSWEIGLNARFLNHINLDVTYYRSNTYHQTIYAPLPSSSGYNQVVVQAGDVQNQGVELALGYNNKWNDFTWSSSYTFTLNRNEIKRLAAGEVNPVTGETITDNEIQKDWLGASNVAPQVILRPGGSMSDIYVNHELKRDLNGNIEIDPSTGNLSIAETDFRKVGQLSPRYTMGWSNSFGYKGIELGAVLTARIGGLTYSATQGVLDYYGASQATADARDRGGIPINYGTVDPQKYYSAISTAEGGYGAYYLYSATNVRLQELSLQYTLPARWFRNKARLTVGFVAKNLWMIYCKAPFDPEISAATDNAYYQGVDYFMQPSTRNFGFNVKLQF comes from the coding sequence ATGAACAAAAAACGTATTCAGCAAATTAAATGCCTGTTTACACTCTTTTTTGTCGTGTGCGCATCGTTCTATGCCACACGGTCATACGCTCAGAATAATGCGGTGACGATCCGTCTGTCGGGCGTCAGCATGGAGCGTGTGATGAATGAAATCGAGAACCAAACCAATTATTTGTTCCTGTCGAACAAGGACGTGGACATCAACAGCGTCGTGAGCGTCGATGTGGAGGCGCGCCCGCTTTCGGAAGCGCTCGCGCAGATGGTGCGCGGAACAGACGTGGTCTACCGTTTCGACGGCAAATACATTCTGCTTTCGAAGGCCGACCGCAGGCCCGTGACCGTGAAGGGCGTGGTGACCGACGCCGACGGCGCGCCGGTGATCGGAGCTTCGGTGATCGTCAAAGGTACGACCGTCGGAGCTTCGACCAATACCGACGGCTCCTTCTCGCTGCAAGTTCCCCCCCCCGCGGAAAATGCGGTCCTGACCGTTACCTACTTGGGCTACGAGCCGGTCGATGTGACCGTCGGCAGCCGCACCGATTTCCGGATTACGCTCCGCGATTCGGCTGTGGCGGTGGAGAACGTCGTAGTGACGGCCCTCGGCATCAAACGTCAGGAGAAGGCCCTGAGCTACAACGTGCAGCAGGTCAAGTCCGAGGAGCTGACGACCGTCAAGGACGCCAACTTCATGAATTCGCTGGTCGGCAAGGTGGCCGGCGTGCAGATCAACAGCGGTGCGAGCGGCCCCGGCGCCAGTGCGCGCGTGGTGATGCGCGGCGAGAAGTCGATCGAGAAGGGCAACAACGTCCTCTATGTGATCGACGGTATTCCGATGTATAACCACAGCTTCGGCGGCGACGGCGGCACCTATGCCAAACAGGCCGGTTCGGAGAGCGCCGCGGATATCAACCCCGAAGACATCGAGTCGATCAACATGCTGACCGGCCCTTCGGCTGCGGCCCTTTACGGCAGCGACGCCGCCAACGGCGTGGTGGTCATCAACACCAAACGCGGCGTCAAGGACCGTACGGTGGTGACCGTCAGCAACAGTACGACCTTTTCGAAGGTCTACCGGCTGCCCGACATGCAGAACAGCTACGGAACCAGTTCGGGGCTGATGAACTGGGGTGAGAAGTATGCCAGCACGTTCGACGCCAAGAAGTTCTTCAACACGGGAACCAACATCATCAACTCGGTGTCGGTATCGACGGGCAACGAGAAGAACCAGACCTATATCTCGGCTTCGACGACCAATACGGCGGGCATCATTCCCGAAAATACGTACGACCGCTACAACTTCACGGCCCGCAATACCACCTCGTTCGCCAAGGACAAGCTCGTACTGGACTTGGGCGCCAGCTTTATCATCCAGCACGACGAAAACATGGTGACGCAGGGCAAGTATTACAACCCGCTGCCCGCGCTCTACCTCTTCCCGCGCAGCGACGACTTCGACGAAATTCGCCTTTTCGAGCGCTGGGACCCCGTGCGCGGCTATATGGTGCAGTACTGGCCTTACGGCGAGGGCGCGCATTCGCTGCAGAACCCCTATTGGATTCAGAACCGCATGAACCGCGAGACGAGCAAGCGCCGCTACATGCTCAACGCATCGCTGCGGTGGAACATCACCGACTGGATGAACGTTTCGGGCCGCGTGCGGGTCGATAATTCGGAATACCGCATCAAGCAGAAGCTCTACGCCTCGACGCTGACCACCTTCTGCGGAACGAACGGCGGTTACGAAGACCAGACGCAGCACGACCGCAGTTTCTACGGCGACGTGATGCTCAACATCGACAAGACCTTCGGCGACGACTGGACGCTCAACGCCAACATCGGCGCTTCGATCAACGACCAGCGCTACGAGCAGGCCGGCGTGGCGGGCGACCTGCTGCTGACCAACCATTTCGCCATGAACAACCTCAACTATCAGGAGAAGTTCAAACCCCTGCAGGAGGGGTGGCACGACCAGACGCAGGCGATCTTCGCTTCGGTCGAGGTGGGGTGGCGCTCGATGCTCTACCTGACGGTGACGGGCCGCAACGACTGGGCTTCGCAGCTGGCCTATTCCAAAAACTCGTCCTTCTTCTATCCTTCGGTGGGTCTGTCGGCCGTGGTTTCCAACATGGTGAACATGCCCGAATGGTTCACCTTCCTCAAGGTGCGCGGGTCGTATTCGAAGGTGGCGTCGGCTTTCGCCCGTTACCTCTCCAATCCGGCCTACTCGTTCAACAACCAGACCCACAACTGGAGCAAGCCTTCGACCTATCCGGCCTACAACCTCAAGCCTGAGGATACCAAGTCGTGGGAGATCGGCCTGAACGCCCGTTTCCTCAACCACATCAACCTCGACGTGACCTATTACCGTTCGAACACTTACCACCAGACGATCTATGCGCCGCTGCCCTCTTCGTCGGGTTACAACCAAGTGGTCGTACAGGCCGGCGACGTGCAGAACCAAGGCGTCGAGCTGGCGCTGGGCTACAACAACAAGTGGAACGACTTCACATGGAGCAGTTCGTACACCTTTACGCTCAACCGCAACGAGATCAAGCGGCTGGCGGCCGGCGAAGTGAACCCCGTGACGGGCGAGACCATCACCGACAACGAGATTCAGAAGGACTGGCTGGGCGCGAGCAACGTGGCGCCGCAGGTCATCCTGCGTCCGGGCGGTTCGATGAGCGATATTTACGTCAATCACGAGCTTAAGCGCGACCTGAACGGCAACATCGAGATCGATCCTTCGACGGGCAACCTCTCGATCGCCGAAACCGACTTCCGCAAGGTGGGCCAGCTCTCGCCCCGCTACACGATGGGCTGGAGCAACAGCTTCGGCTACAAGGGCATCGAACTCGGTGCGGTCCTCACGGCCCGAATCGGCGGCCTGACCTACTCGGCCACGCAGGGCGTGCTGGACTACTACGGCGCGTCGCAGGCCACGGCCGACGCGCGCGACCGCGGCGGCATTCCGATCAACTACGGCACCGTCGATCCCCAGAAGTACTATTCGGCGATTTCGACGGCCGAGGGCGGTTACGGAGCCTATTACCTCTACAGCGCCACCAACGTACGCCTGCAGGAGCTGAGCCTGCAGTATACGCTGCCGGCGCGGTGGTTCCGCAACAAAGCCAGACTGACGGTCGGATTCGTCGCCAAGAACCTCTGGATGATCTACTGCAAGGCGCCGTTCGACCCCGAAATCTCGGCGGCGACGGACAACGCCTACTATCAGGGCGTGGACTACTTCATGCAGCCGAGCACGCGCAATTTCGGCTTTAACGTGAAACTGCAATTCTAA
- a CDS encoding FecR family protein: MNPELIYKYLENTATDDEMKQVLDWLDADPAHVRELDELDKVMAASVIYGPDVLSPAPAKKAARRISLGRIPLRRIVRYAAELAAVAVVGIGVARMLADDRIEEWTRRTTALEVPAGQYLSMELQDGTKVWLNAGTRLEYPLVFAGGERRVKVAGEAMFDVEHDPAHPFVVETFACDVEVLGTKFDVMAEEREGLFSAALLRGSVKVTNRLTPGEQFVLKPNEEVRLAGRRLNLNAIGSMDDYLWTEGMISIKGLSFGELMHKFEKSFGVKIRIDRARMPEVDYNHGKIRISDGVDSALRLLQMASDFTYTRSEDNGTIVIR; encoded by the coding sequence ATGAATCCGGAACTTATCTATAAATATTTGGAAAATACGGCGACCGATGACGAGATGAAGCAGGTGCTCGACTGGCTCGACGCCGATCCCGCGCATGTGCGCGAATTGGACGAGCTGGACAAAGTGATGGCCGCTTCGGTCATTTACGGTCCCGACGTGCTGTCGCCTGCGCCAGCGAAGAAGGCGGCGCGCCGCATTTCGCTGGGTCGCATTCCGCTGCGCCGCATCGTGCGTTATGCCGCGGAGCTGGCCGCCGTGGCGGTCGTCGGCATCGGCGTGGCCCGGATGCTTGCCGACGACCGGATCGAAGAGTGGACGCGGCGGACGACGGCGCTCGAAGTGCCTGCGGGGCAGTACCTGAGCATGGAGTTGCAGGACGGCACCAAGGTCTGGCTCAATGCGGGAACCCGGCTGGAGTATCCGCTGGTGTTCGCCGGGGGCGAGCGGCGCGTGAAGGTTGCGGGCGAGGCGATGTTCGATGTCGAGCACGATCCCGCGCATCCGTTCGTGGTCGAGACGTTCGCCTGCGACGTCGAGGTGCTGGGAACCAAATTCGACGTGATGGCCGAGGAGCGCGAGGGATTGTTCTCGGCGGCCCTGCTGCGCGGAAGCGTGAAGGTGACCAACCGCCTGACGCCCGGCGAACAGTTCGTCCTCAAGCCCAACGAGGAGGTGCGGCTGGCGGGGCGGCGGCTGAACCTGAATGCGATCGGCAGCATGGACGACTACCTCTGGACCGAAGGGATGATCAGCATCAAGGGCCTTTCGTTCGGGGAGCTGATGCACAAATTCGAAAAGAGCTTCGGCGTGAAGATACGGATCGACCGCGCCCGGATGCCGGAGGTCGATTACAACCACGGCAAGATCCGCATTTCGGACGGCGTCGATTCGGCGCTGCGCCTGTTGCAGATGGCCTCGGATTTCACCTATACGCGCAGCGAAGACAACGGAACGATCGTCATACGATAA
- a CDS encoding RNA polymerase sigma-70 factor: MEKTAVRIQGRESVAMTTAEFGRLFATWRARFEAIACRYVRSAAVAEDLVSDSFMSFWENRGRIPADANLQAYILIIVRNKCLDWLRAQSLHAKIEQEVYELRRRVLAADIRSLQAFNPEEIFSAEVAAIVRQSLDRLPELTREVFVARRFEELSYKEIAEKYGITVRRVEFELEKAVKQLRVALKDYLPVLLMLLSDNILRS; the protein is encoded by the coding sequence GTGGAGAAGACCGCCGTGCGAATACAGGGACGCGAGTCCGTTGCGATGACGACGGCCGAATTCGGCCGCCTGTTCGCTACGTGGCGCGCGCGGTTCGAAGCGATCGCGTGCCGCTACGTGCGGAGCGCGGCGGTGGCCGAGGATCTCGTCTCGGACAGCTTCATGTCCTTCTGGGAGAACCGCGGCCGGATTCCCGCCGATGCCAACCTGCAGGCCTATATCCTGATTATCGTCCGCAACAAATGCCTCGACTGGCTGCGCGCCCAAAGCCTGCATGCCAAGATCGAGCAGGAGGTGTACGAGCTTAGGCGGCGGGTGCTGGCGGCCGACATACGGTCGCTGCAGGCGTTCAATCCTGAGGAGATTTTCTCGGCGGAGGTGGCCGCGATCGTGCGGCAGTCGCTCGACCGCCTGCCCGAACTGACACGCGAAGTGTTCGTCGCCCGCCGCTTCGAGGAGCTGAGCTACAAGGAGATCGCCGAAAAGTACGGCATCACCGTGCGGCGCGTCGAATTCGAACTGGAAAAGGCCGTGAAGCAGCTGCGCGTGGCGTTGAAGGATTATTTGCCCGTGCTGCTTATGTTGCTGTCGGATAATATTTTGCGATCCTGA